One window from the genome of Calliopsis andreniformis isolate RMS-2024a chromosome 12, iyCalAndr_principal, whole genome shotgun sequence encodes:
- the LOC143186220 gene encoding alanine aminotransferase 1, which translates to MPQARWWNTVIASSRPRTWEQLTVSAGSGTSGGRLPARLTTVDAAVQRPATNRILHRGMACVTPAGKVLTEDTVFTNLRKMEYAVRGPLLIRALEIEKELQKGAKKPFKEVIKANVGDAHAMGQQPITFLRQVLTLSVSPQLLDDPSFPEDAKERAKTILCGCKGGSVGSYSESAGIEIIRKHVAEYIEKRDCGIPSDYHNIILCNGASDGIKSVLKLFNEKLDGKPSGVMIPIPQYPLYSATIAEFGLAQVGYYLNEDNKWALDICELERALKESKKTCNPRILVVINPGNPTGQVLTRSNIEDIIRFAHDNHLFLLADEVYQDNVYDKDSAFHSFKKVMTEMGEPYCKMELASFMSVSKGYMGECGIRGGYAEIVNMDPKVMAILLKSISAMLCPTVLGQVVMDVVVNPPKPNEPSYELFQKEKQDTLRSLAERSNLVVNTLNSIPGYKANPAMGAMYVFPRIDLPKKAIKAAKAEGQQPDVFYAFKLLETTGICVIPGSGFGQTPGTYHFRTTILPQKDKIKTMLESLKQFHLKFLEEYK; encoded by the exons ATGCCGCAGGCACGCTGGTGGAACACCGTTATCGCGAGCAGTCGGCCTAGGACGTGGGAACAACTGACTGTTTCCGCGGGGTCAGGGACGTCAGGAGGTAGACTTCCCGCACGTTTGACGACCGTGGATGCGGCAGTCCAGCGGCCGGCTACCAACAGAATACTCCATCGCGGCATGGCGTGCGTTACACCCGCCGGCAAGGTCCTCACCGAGGACACCGTTTTCACTAACCTTCGGAAAATGGAATATGCTGTGCGTGGGCCCTTGCTCATTCGCGCCCTCGAGATCGAGAAGGAGTTGCAAAAG GGGGCTAAAAAGCCATTCAAAGAGGTGATAAAAGCTAATGTAGGAGATGCACACGCTATGGGTCAGCAGCCAATTACATTTCTCAGACAAGTACTGACTTTATCAGTATCGCCACAACTCCTTGATGACCCCTCTTTTCCGGAGGATGCTAAGGAACGAGCGAAAACGATTCTTTGTGGGTGCAAAGGAGGCAGCGTTGGGTCGTATTCAGAATCAGCTGGGATTGAAATTATCCGCAAACACGTAGCTGAATACATAGAGAAACGTGATTGTGGTATCCCTTCTGACTACCATAATATCATTCTTTGCAACGGCGCATCGGATGGAATCAAA TCAGTTCTGAAGTTGTTCAATGAGAAATTAGATGGAAAGCCATCAGGTGTGATGATTCCTATTCCACAATATCCTCTTTATTCCGCTACGATAGCAGAGTTTGGCTTGGCACAAGTTGGTTATTACTTAAATGAAGACAATAAATGGGCACTGGATATTTGTGAATTAGAGAGAGCTTTAAAGGAATCAAAGAAAACATGCAATCCTCGTATTTTGGTAGTGATAAATCCTGGTAATCCAACTGGCCAAGTTCTCACACGCAGTAATATTGAGGACATCATTCGATTTGCGCATGACAATCATTTGTTCTTATTGGCTGATGAGGTTTACCAAGATAATGTCTATGATAAAGACAGTGCCTTTCACTCATTCAAAAAGGTTATGACAGAGATGGGTGAACCATACTGTAAAATGGAATTAGCATCTTTCATGTCTGTGTCTAAAG GTTATATGGGTGAGTGTGGAATCCGTGGCGGATACGCGGAGATCGTCAACATGGATCCTAAAGTAATGGCGATCTTATTAAAATCAATCTCAGCAATGTTGTGTCCAACTGTACTTGGTCAAGTAGTAATGGATGTTGTGGTAAATCCACCGAAACCTAATGAGCCATCCTATGAATTATTCCAAAAAGAGAAACAAGATACGTTACGTTCATTAGCTGAGAGGTCAAATTTGGTGGTTAATACATTGAATAGTATTCCAGGTTACAAG GCAAATccagctatgggtgctatgtatGTATTTCCACGAATTGATCTGCCAAAAAAGGCCATAAAGGCAGCTAAAGCGGAAGGTCAGCAACCtgatgttttttatgctttcaaACTGCTAGAAACCACTGGGATATGCGTAATACCTGGCTCAGGTTTTGGACAAACTCCTGGAACTTATCACTTTAGAACAACAATTTTACCCCAGAAAGATAAGATAAAGACAATGTTAGAAAGTTTGAAACAGTTCCATCTTAAGTTCCTGGAAGAGTACAAATAA